A DNA window from Zingiber officinale cultivar Zhangliang chromosome 3A, Zo_v1.1, whole genome shotgun sequence contains the following coding sequences:
- the LOC122052896 gene encoding uncharacterized protein LOC122052896 translates to MEHTVSIAHSLDRNLASVCDPVKEEIKSASKNHDNLFINQAAIAWNEMRRQWIGDQSRSSCKITREATISWSTSYGDLLSTSQPFAQPIPLAEMVDFLVDIWHDEGLYD, encoded by the exons ATGGAACACACTGTTAGCATAGCTCATTCCCTTGACAGAAACCTTGCTTCTGTATGCGATCCAGTAAAGGAAGAGATCAAGTCAGCAAGCAAAAATCATGACAACTTATTTATCAACCAAG CTGCTATCGCATGGAATGAAATGCGAAGACAGTGGATTGGTGATCAGTCTCGCAGCTCTTGTAAAATTACAAGAGAGGCAACAATAAG CTGGAGCACTAGTTATGGGGATTTACTTTCAACCAGTCAACCCTTTGCACAACCAATTCCTTTAGCA GAAATGGTCGATTTTTTAGTTGATATCTGGCATGATGAAGGGCTTTATGATTAG
- the LOC122054144 gene encoding transcription factor MYB8-like: MGRAPCCDKASVKKGPWSPEEDAKLKDFIDKYGTGGNWIALPQKAGLNRCGKSCRLRWLNYLRPDIKHGEFSDEEDRIICSFFSSIGSRWSIIASHLPGRTDNDIKNYWNTKLKKKFLGLVSINSHLIKPPPPPPHHHHQPYFSSSSSSSSRQEVALPGIISHDMSALNFASTSMTTMTTGHLQVPYHYQPHQMENSNFMINFGNSDPSCSSSGGSCTPISYGRRDLQFEQYEFCDRRGFEGDDSILTNIENYNLYGGGLEDNSSLLLGGRGGEAKPENTTNYDEEIKHLLSSNSGCNIFGNNNYSLD; the protein is encoded by the exons ATGGGGAGAGCTCCTTGCTGTGACAAGGCCAGCGTGAAGAAGGGCCCTTGGTCTCCTGAAGAGGATGCCAAACTCAAGGACTTCATAGACAAGTATGGCACTGGTGGGAACTGGATTGCTCTGCCTCAGAAAGCAG GATTGAATAGATGTGGGAAGAGTTGCAGACTGAGATGGCTCAATTACCTGAGACCAGACATCAAACATGGAGAGTTCTCAGATGAGGAAGATCGAATCATATGCAGCTTCTTCTCTTCTATTGGAAGCAg ATGGTCCATCATTGCCTCCCATCTCCCTGGTAGAACTGACAACGATATCAAGAATTACTGGAACACCAAGCTGAAGAAGAAATTTTTAGGTCTTGTGTCCATCAACTCCCATTTGATcaaaccgccgccgccgccgccgcatcatcatcatcagccttacttctcatcatcatcatcgtcttCATCGCGCCAAGAAGTAGCACTCCCTGGAATAATCTCTCATGACATGAGTGCTCTCAATTTCGCATCGACTTCTATGACCACCATGACTACTGGTCACCTTCAAGTTCCATACCATTATCAACCTCATCAGATGGAAAACAGCAATTTCATGATAAATTTTGGCAATTCTGATCCCAGCTGCAGCTCATCAGGTGGAAGTTGCACTCCCATCAGCTATGGAAGGAGAGATCTGCAGTTCGAGCAGTATGAGTTTTGCGATAGAAGAGGATTCGAAGGAGATGATAGCATTCTGACAAACATAGAGAACTATAATCTCTACGGCGGTGGTCTTGAAGATAACAGCAGTTTGCTActtggaggaagaggaggagaggctAAGCCAGAGAATACTACAAATTATGATGAGGAGATCAAGCATTTGCTGAGTTCCAATTCCGGGTGCAATATTTTTGGTAACAACAATTACTCTCTTGATTAA